In a single window of the Campylobacter hyointestinalis subsp. lawsonii genome:
- a CDS encoding anaerobic ribonucleoside-triphosphate reductase activating protein, translated as MLDKFIYDITPFSVIDYPDELACLVWFARCNMRCVYCYNKDIVLGEGKFDIHYLSEFLNSRQNLLSAVVLSGGECTKSLHFSDVLKLAKDLGYKTKVDTNGSNPEIIEENLSLIDFISLDFKAPKAKFETITASNLYDKFIKTLQILLKNRAKFECRTTIHADILNENDISDMAKVLEQNGYRQAYYLQNFFEAINLGNLQKPKAKFDPNLINSNLSIVLRNF; from the coding sequence ATGCTAGATAAATTTATCTATGATATCACGCCTTTTAGCGTTATTGATTATCCTGATGAGCTAGCTTGCTTGGTGTGGTTTGCAAGGTGCAATATGCGCTGCGTTTATTGCTACAACAAAGATATAGTTTTGGGCGAGGGCAAGTTTGATATCCATTATCTAAGCGAGTTTTTGAATTCACGCCAAAACCTTTTAAGCGCGGTAGTTTTAAGCGGTGGGGAATGCACTAAAAGTTTGCATTTTAGTGATGTTTTGAAGCTCGCTAAAGATCTTGGATATAAAACCAAAGTAGATACGAATGGAAGCAATCCTGAGATTATAGAAGAAAATTTGAGTTTGATCGATTTTATATCGCTTGATTTCAAAGCTCCAAAGGCTAAATTTGAAACGATCACCGCGTCAAATTTATATGATAAATTTATAAAAACACTTCAAATTTTACTAAAAAACAGAGCTAAATTTGAGTGTAGAACTACTATCCACGCAGATATACTAAACGAAAATGATATCAGCGATATGGCAAAAGTTTTAGAGCAAAACGGATATCGCCAAGCTTACTATCTACAAAACTTTTTTGAAGCTATAAATTTAGGAAATTTACAAAAACCAAAAGCTAAATTTGATCCAAATTTAATAAACTCAAATTTAAGCATTGTGCTTAGGAATTTTTGA
- the nrdD gene encoding anaerobic ribonucleoside-triphosphate reductase, with protein sequence MKKEELLTKFKDKRTKCVVYTRVMGYHRPVESFNLGKQGEHKERVKFLEPTKC encoded by the coding sequence ATGAAAAAAGAAGAGCTACTAACAAAATTTAAAGACAAACGTACAAAATGCGTGGTTTATACCAGAGTTATGGGTTATCACAGACCAGTTGAGAGTTTTAATCTTGGCAAACAAGGTGAGCATAAAGAGAGAGTCAAGTTTTTAGAACCTACTAAATGCTAG